A window of the Lysinibacillus irui genome harbors these coding sequences:
- a CDS encoding S-layer homology domain-containing protein: MARKLVTTVVVLFVLMLAVSPINGQAAGLGNKVSEVKKEVSPQVTHIQQSYTSSSLRQFVNVLDVNLNNTYTKLEIGMPNPINSLKTTSAMAKQNTYDGHRVVGAVNASYFLGNGMPANLLAENNEIVNYGILGDTYDSPTQKPVAFGLSKSGKAIADYYSTNLSFQVNGKSYPIDLINSERGTNKNVLYTPEKRSTGSNTWGVELVVSGASQDTSVLHFGDQFSGTVSHVTTYGVEGNSSIPADGFVISVQNKELATELSKITAGTSVDVSLSIDPKWMDAQFILAAGPMLVRNGKVDISMPTNSGFASTRSPRTAVAVDATGTKVSLVTIDGRISGHSNGVNLSDLASHLISMGASSAINLDGGGSTAMVVRNPGGYFANLVNRPSEDSERRVSAILQVVNTAPPGKAKSITLSNVGQVMKGSSVEMQVASAYDQYLNPMTINPANMNWTVEGNIGKMDGSTFTATQKGEGKIIGEYEGIRTSTPVKVVDLAEKPIVLDSFDNTSSWTTEVAKANASLASSKEYARQGAASLQLNYDFTTAGTGTKAAYMVAKAPIAISGQPKNIGVWVFGDAGKHWLRGVVIDGAGAKHTIDFTSQGGLDWSGWKYVTADIPSDLAQPLKFERLYVAQPTASLQKKGKLYFDQLQAVYKDNHEELVYTDVTKGHWAFSEIQSLYDKSLIKGYSNGTFKPEASITRAEAATIIARALNLSTTKDSSFKDVSKSHYAYSAIAAVEQAGIIKGQEAGKFNPNGQLSRAEMAAILTRAYKLTGTSKVNFTDIKPTHWAYSNIQALVANDLTGGFPDNTFRPDAQITRAQFASFLNRCLSLK; encoded by the coding sequence ATGGCAAGAAAATTAGTAACAACAGTTGTCGTCCTTTTCGTGCTTATGCTGGCAGTTAGTCCTATCAATGGACAAGCTGCTGGTTTAGGCAATAAAGTCAGTGAAGTGAAAAAAGAAGTTTCACCACAAGTAACACATATACAGCAAAGTTATACTTCAAGTTCTTTACGTCAGTTTGTAAATGTTTTAGATGTCAATTTAAATAATACATATACGAAACTAGAAATTGGTATGCCTAATCCTATTAATTCATTAAAAACAACATCAGCGATGGCGAAGCAAAATACATATGATGGACATCGCGTTGTTGGTGCAGTCAATGCTTCTTACTTTTTAGGAAATGGTATGCCTGCGAACTTGTTAGCGGAAAATAATGAAATTGTGAACTATGGTATTTTAGGAGATACGTATGATAGTCCAACACAAAAGCCAGTTGCTTTTGGTTTATCTAAATCAGGGAAGGCTATTGCAGACTATTATTCTACAAATCTTTCTTTCCAGGTGAATGGAAAAAGCTATCCTATTGATCTCATTAATAGTGAACGTGGAACAAATAAAAACGTTCTATATACACCTGAAAAAAGATCAACAGGTTCGAATACATGGGGTGTAGAACTTGTAGTATCTGGTGCAAGCCAAGATACAAGCGTCTTACATTTTGGCGATCAATTCTCAGGCACAGTGTCACATGTAACAACTTATGGAGTAGAGGGTAATTCGTCTATACCAGCAGATGGCTTTGTTATTTCAGTTCAAAATAAAGAATTAGCTACTGAATTAAGCAAGATCACAGCAGGTACTAGTGTGGATGTTAGTTTATCGATTGATCCAAAATGGATGGATGCACAATTCATTTTAGCTGCTGGTCCAATGCTTGTGCGTAACGGCAAGGTTGATATTTCAATGCCAACGAATTCTGGCTTTGCTTCAACACGAAGCCCACGTACGGCAGTAGCAGTGGATGCAACAGGTACAAAGGTATCTCTTGTGACAATTGATGGTCGCATTAGCGGTCATAGTAATGGTGTTAATTTATCAGATTTAGCATCTCATTTAATTTCAATGGGTGCATCTTCAGCTATTAACTTAGATGGAGGCGGCTCTACAGCGATGGTGGTGCGTAATCCAGGAGGTTATTTCGCCAATCTAGTGAACAGACCGTCAGAGGATAGTGAACGTCGTGTATCAGCCATTTTACAGGTTGTTAATACCGCGCCACCAGGCAAAGCAAAATCGATTACGTTAAGTAATGTTGGTCAAGTAATGAAAGGTTCTTCTGTAGAGATGCAGGTTGCAAGTGCTTATGATCAATACTTGAATCCAATGACGATTAACCCAGCGAATATGAACTGGACAGTTGAAGGAAATATCGGCAAGATGGACGGTTCTACTTTTACCGCTACACAAAAAGGTGAAGGGAAGATTATTGGAGAGTATGAAGGGATTCGTACGTCCACACCTGTGAAAGTAGTAGACTTAGCAGAAAAACCTATTGTCTTAGATAGCTTCGATAATACGTCATCGTGGACAACAGAAGTGGCAAAAGCCAATGCTTCCTTAGCAAGCTCTAAAGAGTATGCTAGACAGGGAGCGGCTAGCTTACAGTTAAACTATGATTTCACAACAGCCGGCACAGGCACAAAAGCTGCCTATATGGTTGCTAAAGCACCAATTGCTATTTCAGGGCAGCCTAAAAACATTGGGGTCTGGGTATTTGGTGATGCAGGTAAGCATTGGCTAAGAGGTGTTGTGATTGATGGCGCTGGAGCTAAGCATACGATTGATTTCACAAGCCAGGGCGGTTTAGACTGGAGCGGCTGGAAATACGTGACGGCGGATATTCCAAGTGATCTAGCACAGCCATTAAAATTTGAACGTTTATATGTCGCTCAACCAACAGCTTCTCTTCAAAAGAAAGGTAAGCTATACTTCGATCAATTACAGGCGGTCTATAAAGACAATCACGAGGAATTAGTTTATACAGATGTAACAAAAGGGCATTGGGCATTTTCAGAAATCCAAAGCCTATACGATAAATCCCTTATTAAAGGGTACTCAAACGGAACATTTAAGCCAGAAGCATCTATTACACGTGCAGAGGCAGCTACAATCATTGCTAGAGCTTTAAATCTCTCAACGACGAAGGATTCAAGCTTTAAAGATGTAAGTAAAAGCCATTATGCCTACAGTGCCATTGCAGCAGTCGAGCAGGCTGGCATTATTAAAGGGCAAGAAGCAGGGAAGTTCAATCCAAACGGACAGCTTTCACGTGCAGAAATGGCAGCGATTTTAACAAGAGCGTACAAATTAACGGGAACAAGCAAGGTAAACTTCACAGATATTAAACCAACACACTGGGCGTACAGCAATATCCAAGCGCTTGTGGCGAATGATTTAACTGGAGGTTTCCCTGATAATACGTTTAGACCAGATGCACAAATTACGCGTGCTCAATTCGCAAGCTTCTTAAATAGATGCTTATCATTAAAATAA
- a CDS encoding HlyD family secretion protein, with translation MMAWIKARPWTSLTIVLAMLVIGINAYFVFKDDSSVTRSYFIDEFQKAHIGTNKERVNKETIVAPAEIYTITADATSLSAVNVKRGQKVMMNDLLATYQTDEVDEELTKLESERTAYETELSDLQDALDQIEDEYGDGSDPKSSINTDQMNDKLSVTLKLELAQQNSPSTAVALLNRHIAETNRQIALIEAQITQIQSRQGIVSPIDGVVSAIKEDAGALTFEIYSNEKAMYAYLSESEWQKVEEGQTVDFKVKHVKDDALSGVVLEKQMIATDDQTFWANELAKTAALPQPTNYEVKLQQDAPLEDIPFSTTGKASIIVNEAFDSYKVDKSWLATTKKGNKKLYIINQDGKIQLIDINVQFNTAKSAIFMDYVDEGTPMLTNEKRNIEAYTFRTLPVEKIQWNHFKDLTWKQYVKYIVF, from the coding sequence ATGATGGCATGGATTAAAGCAAGACCATGGACAAGTTTGACCATTGTGTTAGCGATGCTAGTAATCGGCATCAATGCCTATTTCGTCTTCAAGGATGATAGCAGCGTGACACGATCCTACTTTATCGACGAGTTTCAAAAGGCTCACATCGGAACAAATAAAGAACGTGTTAACAAGGAAACGATTGTAGCACCTGCTGAAATATATACTATTACCGCTGATGCAACAAGCTTATCAGCAGTAAATGTAAAGCGCGGCCAGAAAGTCATGATGAATGATTTACTTGCTACCTATCAAACGGATGAAGTGGACGAGGAGCTAACAAAGCTTGAATCGGAACGTACAGCCTATGAAACTGAATTAAGCGATTTACAGGATGCACTTGATCAAATTGAGGATGAATACGGCGATGGCTCCGATCCAAAAAGCTCGATTAATACAGATCAAATGAATGATAAGCTTTCTGTTACGCTAAAATTAGAGCTTGCTCAGCAAAATTCACCATCAACAGCCGTTGCCCTGTTAAATCGACATATTGCTGAAACCAATCGTCAAATTGCGCTAATTGAGGCACAGATTACACAAATACAGTCCCGTCAAGGTATTGTCAGTCCAATCGATGGTGTTGTGTCAGCGATTAAAGAAGATGCTGGTGCATTGACGTTTGAAATCTATTCAAATGAAAAAGCCATGTATGCTTATTTATCCGAAAGTGAATGGCAAAAGGTTGAAGAAGGACAAACTGTTGATTTTAAGGTAAAGCATGTTAAAGATGATGCATTATCTGGCGTCGTATTAGAAAAACAAATGATTGCGACAGATGATCAAACATTTTGGGCAAATGAACTAGCCAAAACAGCAGCATTGCCACAACCAACAAATTATGAAGTCAAACTACAACAAGACGCTCCTTTAGAGGACATCCCATTTTCAACAACGGGCAAGGCTTCTATTATTGTCAATGAAGCGTTCGATTCCTATAAGGTCGATAAATCGTGGTTAGCAACGACTAAAAAGGGCAATAAAAAGCTGTATATTATCAATCAGGATGGCAAAATTCAGCTGATCGATATCAATGTACAATTTAATACTGCTAAGTCAGCTATTTTTATGGACTATGTAGATGAAGGAACGCCAATGCTCACTAATGAGAAGCGTAATATTGAAGCCTATACCTTCCGCACATTACCCGTTGAAAAAATACAATGGAACCACTTTAAAGATTTAACGTGGAAACAATATGTGAAATACATCGTTTTCTAA
- a CDS encoding cell wall-binding protein, protein MVRLNRKLTAGVLTSLLLAPTAIANAQENNPQSRVTTQSEQVAYTNEVAAATTREQLIAQFGKLSENSTEDEMVIAAGDIKVVQNSNESVFNAEEKAFIQAKYDYIVEQRQLLAKLKTIGSRISTILYSSKTFLVDVANAKNEYDKFLGNDSTDKSYLYVQDQYKKAVDAALLNSASGIATTIRGTSLQYGYKDDARNAYFKSKGMDVDKLNKLIADATTAEVVAKELVQLVDLLEKSPDYSTILPGMNSFTTNYNGLTADQKKVVEAYNPNDNTVTPFKKYKDALTGLSAVEKVTSSISQLKAKQPIDFSSASSFINAVAAIEKSYNSLDAASKQIVKTEYDSITQYLKAADISKRISALRVSKEEAYRTAVTDLKNEYDQLKDVQGYVKNIADLQVALANVAYAVDIEKKIKDIATVTDKEKVTAIKAAREAYNNPTGPNIKASDVKKIVNNLAELTMWEKNLSAALKVDKLIDNLDPAAKTFESKTLAAWTAYNKLNDNDKTLVLGAPKLTLFNQYADVSKKINTLKPTADYGIQLAELKKLVDQLDATGSGYEVPLTNLKTQLDEKLKALTDEETAVQAVIKEIGLLDKNIAIEKILTARANYDALSATAKKRVTNIKVLTDLEKSYKSVVNVISQFEKLDPSSKSYISKAKSAFTAYAKLDESNKTFVQNYKDLKDVIPVIDVMVQISTLSPSKKTYKDDVAKADKAFNKLGEALKAKVVNSEDLTKAQGYIALAKAFDDRVTALSNEGPDTFVKKVAELAAEYKAMDKNAQKLVEQAKTLSAYEKTNKDVVKVIQMIDALNPTNKDYTKKVLDARKAYNALDQVSQKRVTNYASLTAVEDVASLIGLISSLKPTSKTFYQDMKTAREIYDALPKEKQEAIVNYDALVAAENEQGLAQSVIELINLTEEQNAEYLTKLMNARVAYDKLSSNQKKLVTNIKDLTTREKAVKPILSVMVQINELDPESKSFVSKVNSARKAYDKLSKDQKKYIDNIDVLLKYEPVSNVMELISKLKASSNTFLQDTSRARSLYDALPADMKQYVTNYYLLQAAETSILGAGNVMQMIEDLPSVEPKQYVKRVQEIRAAYNALPKDQQRAVQNYRVLQDQEKLIKPVISVVEDIDRLLTAKDMNSQYQKILKAYDKLNADQRRYVYNDQLLLSLDNVIKVYNNIAKLNPKDKYYFGMVEAVRKEYDSLNTTDKQRISNYAILLEAEKSMADVKKVVELIAGLTPSSPTYIEDVANAVAAYKALDSKMRGQVINEDVLKQAEKDVASVLKVVQAIGSIDPDSSSFEKKVLAAQKDYSALSIEQQGLVYNYRILEEYLKMIE, encoded by the coding sequence GTGGTTCGGTTGAATCGAAAATTGACAGCAGGTGTCTTAACAAGTCTATTATTAGCACCTACAGCTATAGCAAACGCACAAGAAAATAATCCCCAATCTCGCGTTACAACGCAATCAGAGCAGGTTGCCTATACGAATGAGGTAGCGGCTGCAACGACAAGAGAACAGCTTATTGCACAATTTGGTAAACTGTCGGAGAATTCGACAGAGGATGAAATGGTAATAGCAGCAGGAGATATAAAAGTAGTACAGAATTCGAATGAATCAGTTTTTAACGCCGAGGAGAAGGCATTTATTCAAGCAAAATATGATTATATAGTGGAGCAACGTCAATTATTAGCTAAACTTAAGACCATTGGAAGTCGAATAAGTACTATTTTATATTCCAGTAAGACATTTTTGGTGGATGTCGCAAATGCAAAGAATGAATACGACAAATTTTTAGGTAATGATTCAACAGACAAATCGTATTTATATGTGCAGGATCAATATAAAAAAGCAGTAGATGCAGCACTTCTAAATAGTGCTAGTGGTATTGCCACAACAATTCGTGGCACCTCCTTGCAATATGGTTACAAAGACGACGCACGTAATGCCTATTTTAAAAGCAAGGGAATGGATGTTGACAAGCTAAACAAGTTAATAGCAGACGCAACGACGGCAGAAGTAGTAGCTAAAGAATTAGTTCAATTGGTTGATTTATTGGAGAAGTCTCCGGATTATTCAACTATATTACCTGGAATGAATAGTTTTACGACAAATTATAATGGGCTAACAGCAGATCAAAAGAAAGTGGTTGAAGCGTATAATCCAAATGATAATACGGTCACACCTTTTAAAAAGTATAAGGATGCGTTGACAGGTTTGTCGGCTGTTGAAAAAGTGACTTCCAGCATTTCGCAGTTAAAAGCTAAGCAACCAATTGATTTCTCTTCAGCCTCAAGTTTTATTAATGCGGTGGCGGCTATAGAGAAATCCTACAACAGTCTTGATGCAGCCTCAAAACAAATAGTGAAAACAGAATACGATAGTATTACACAGTATCTTAAAGCGGCGGATATCTCCAAACGCATTTCAGCACTGCGTGTATCTAAAGAAGAGGCATATCGTACTGCAGTTACTGACCTAAAAAATGAATACGATCAATTAAAGGATGTTCAGGGGTATGTAAAAAACATAGCGGACTTGCAGGTGGCGCTTGCAAATGTTGCTTATGCAGTAGATATTGAAAAGAAAATTAAAGACATTGCTACTGTAACAGACAAGGAAAAGGTAACTGCCATTAAAGCGGCACGTGAAGCCTACAATAACCCTACAGGACCGAATATCAAAGCATCCGATGTCAAAAAAATCGTCAATAATTTAGCAGAGCTAACAATGTGGGAGAAAAACTTAAGTGCGGCATTAAAGGTAGATAAGTTAATCGATAATTTAGATCCAGCTGCAAAAACATTTGAAAGTAAAACGCTCGCTGCTTGGACTGCCTATAACAAGTTGAATGACAATGATAAAACATTAGTGCTGGGAGCTCCAAAGCTCACGTTGTTTAATCAATACGCTGATGTATCCAAAAAAATCAATACATTAAAGCCTACAGCTGACTATGGCATACAGCTTGCCGAATTAAAAAAACTAGTAGATCAATTAGATGCAACAGGTAGTGGTTATGAAGTACCTCTTACCAATTTAAAAACTCAGCTGGATGAAAAATTAAAGGCTTTGACTGATGAGGAAACCGCGGTACAGGCCGTTATAAAGGAAATTGGTCTGCTAGATAAAAATATAGCGATTGAAAAAATATTGACTGCACGAGCAAATTATGATGCGTTATCAGCAACAGCGAAAAAACGCGTGACAAATATTAAAGTGTTAACAGATTTAGAAAAATCCTATAAATCGGTTGTGAATGTCATTTCGCAATTTGAAAAACTGGATCCTTCCTCTAAAAGCTATATTTCTAAAGCGAAATCAGCTTTTACTGCTTATGCGAAGCTAGATGAGTCCAATAAAACGTTTGTCCAAAATTATAAAGATTTAAAAGATGTGATACCTGTGATTGATGTAATGGTTCAAATCAGTACATTAAGTCCATCTAAAAAAACATATAAAGATGATGTGGCAAAAGCTGATAAAGCGTTTAATAAATTGGGTGAAGCTCTTAAAGCAAAGGTAGTAAATAGCGAGGACCTTACAAAAGCACAGGGCTATATTGCGCTAGCAAAGGCATTTGATGACCGTGTCACAGCATTGTCGAATGAGGGTCCTGATACATTTGTGAAAAAGGTAGCCGAACTAGCAGCTGAATATAAAGCGATGGATAAAAATGCGCAGAAGCTTGTGGAGCAGGCCAAAACGTTAAGTGCGTATGAAAAAACCAATAAGGATGTCGTCAAGGTTATTCAAATGATTGATGCCTTAAATCCAACAAATAAGGATTATACAAAAAAGGTGCTGGATGCACGTAAAGCCTATAATGCGCTAGATCAAGTTTCCCAAAAACGTGTCACAAACTATGCCAGCCTCACTGCTGTTGAGGATGTTGCTTCATTAATTGGTTTGATTTCTTCATTAAAACCAACGAGTAAAACATTCTATCAGGATATGAAAACGGCTCGAGAAATTTATGATGCATTGCCTAAAGAAAAGCAGGAGGCAATTGTGAATTATGATGCACTAGTAGCAGCTGAAAATGAGCAAGGCTTAGCACAAAGCGTCATTGAGCTTATTAATTTAACTGAGGAACAGAATGCGGAGTATTTAACGAAGCTAATGAATGCGCGTGTAGCCTATGATAAGTTGTCCTCTAACCAAAAGAAATTAGTGACGAATATTAAAGATTTAACAACACGTGAGAAGGCGGTTAAACCGATCTTAAGTGTGATGGTGCAAATTAATGAATTAGATCCTGAATCGAAAAGCTTTGTAAGTAAGGTAAACTCTGCACGCAAAGCGTATGATAAATTATCAAAGGATCAAAAGAAATACATTGATAATATTGATGTCCTTTTAAAATATGAGCCTGTTTCCAATGTCATGGAATTGATTAGTAAGCTAAAAGCTTCAAGTAATACATTCCTTCAGGATACATCACGAGCGCGTTCACTTTATGATGCATTGCCTGCCGATATGAAGCAATATGTAACAAACTACTACTTATTACAAGCGGCAGAAACGAGCATTTTAGGTGCTGGTAATGTGATGCAAATGATTGAAGACTTACCATCTGTTGAGCCAAAGCAATATGTGAAACGTGTACAGGAAATTCGTGCTGCCTATAATGCTTTACCAAAGGATCAGCAACGAGCTGTACAAAATTACAGAGTGTTACAGGATCAAGAGAAGCTAATTAAGCCTGTCATTAGTGTGGTGGAGGATATTGACAGACTCCTAACAGCTAAGGATATGAATAGTCAATATCAAAAGATTTTAAAAGCCTACGACAAGCTCAATGCTGATCAACGACGCTATGTTTATAACGACCAGCTATTGCTTTCATTAGACAACGTTATCAAGGTTTATAATAATATTGCTAAATTGAATCCAAAGGACAAGTATTATTTCGGTATGGTTGAAGCGGTGCGTAAAGAGTATGACAGCTTGAATACTACGGATAAACAGCGCATCTCCAATTATGCTATCCTTTTAGAGGCAGAGAAAAGTATGGCTGATGTCAAGAAGGTTGTAGAGTTAATAGCGGGACTTACACCAAGCTCACCTACGTATATAGAAGATGTGGCAAATGCTGTAGCTGCTTATAAAGCGCTGGATTCTAAAATGAGAGGACAAGTCATTAATGAGGATGTCTTAAAGCAGGCAGAAAAAGATGTGGCTTCTGTTCTTAAAGTGGTTCAAGCTATTGGCAGTATTGATCCAGATAGCTCATCATTTGAGAAAAAAGTATTAGCTGCACAAAAGGATTACAGTGCATTGTCGATTGAGCAACAGGGGTTAGTGTATAACTACCGCATTCTTGAAGAATATCTTAAAATGATTGAATAG
- a CDS encoding CAP and S-layer homology domain-containing protein has product MKKILCIVVLSIAATVGSLTSFSQVEAASAKAVDVTNSYWANASIQHMLTKQYMTTYSDNTFKPEQAITRAEAAAAIARSLQTNVDIANSAKFKDVPATHPYYKEICQLVQLGIIQKSDAFHPEEPLQRMQVAKMLALAYQFKVDSNNNSQFADISRTHWAKDYIESLADIGIIGGVDAKHFAPDRMVTRAQFAVFVERSIAFQQKVKKLEVAYDYLAKDYIPTINLSTEWSKKVIELINVERQKNKLEPVIYDPELTQIAIIKAQDMVNRHYFEHVSPFYGAPWDLATLFDYDYTSFGENIARNIKAPEIAVKAWMASPSHRDNILKEHYTNTGVAIAQDSKGNYYWVQMFSSQ; this is encoded by the coding sequence TTGAAAAAAATACTTTGTATAGTAGTACTTTCAATTGCTGCAACCGTAGGAAGTTTAACTAGTTTTAGTCAAGTAGAAGCGGCATCCGCAAAAGCTGTAGATGTGACAAATTCATACTGGGCAAATGCGTCGATTCAACATATGCTCACTAAACAATATATGACTACATACAGTGATAACACATTCAAGCCTGAGCAAGCTATTACGAGGGCAGAGGCTGCTGCTGCCATTGCACGCTCTCTTCAGACAAACGTAGATATTGCGAATTCAGCAAAGTTTAAGGACGTTCCTGCAACGCATCCGTATTACAAAGAAATTTGCCAGCTTGTACAGCTAGGTATCATTCAAAAAAGCGATGCCTTTCATCCAGAGGAGCCATTACAGCGTATGCAGGTAGCCAAAATGTTGGCATTGGCCTATCAGTTTAAAGTAGACAGCAATAATAACAGCCAATTTGCAGATATTTCTCGCACACATTGGGCAAAAGATTATATCGAATCTTTAGCAGATATAGGTATTATTGGAGGGGTGGATGCTAAACATTTTGCACCAGACCGAATGGTAACACGTGCACAGTTTGCTGTTTTTGTTGAGAGAAGCATTGCATTTCAACAAAAAGTAAAAAAGCTTGAAGTAGCCTATGACTATTTGGCAAAGGATTATATCCCAACTATCAACCTTTCTACTGAATGGTCGAAAAAGGTCATTGAACTAATTAATGTTGAAAGACAGAAAAACAAGCTGGAACCTGTTATCTATGATCCAGAGCTGACACAAATTGCGATTATTAAAGCGCAAGACATGGTGAATCGTCATTATTTTGAACATGTATCGCCATTTTATGGGGCACCTTGGGATTTAGCGACATTATTTGATTATGACTATACGAGCTTTGGAGAGAATATTGCGAGAAATATTAAAGCTCCTGAAATTGCTGTAAAGGCATGGATGGCTTCACCTAGCCATCGAGATAATATTTTAAAAGAACACTATACGAATACAGGTGTTGCAATAGCACAGGATAGCAAAGGAAATTACTATTGGGTGCAAATGTTCTCTAGTCAATAA
- a CDS encoding C40 family peptidase gives MNKKWLLPIFASFMLFSTTNINTAEAATKADVTDTASKYLGVPYKYGGTTTSGFDCSGFTSKVFSDLGIQLNRTSGSQYQQGTAVAKSDLQVGDLVFFNTSGSGISHVGIYIGDGKMIHSQTGQGVSYSNVDDPYYWGSRYVGAKRVATFDAAEVKQAAIDFSVYASRAEVAVQIAKALSLDTSNTTTSFVDVKPTSANAGAIAAVEKLGIFEGDANGKFNPASPITRAQIAKVLVLAFGLENQGDTVAFSDVPQDSWASSYVSILASNGITNGDGDGSFGSDELLKINQLKVFIDRIQQR, from the coding sequence ATGAATAAGAAATGGTTATTACCGATTTTTGCATCTTTCATGTTATTTTCAACTACTAATATAAATACTGCTGAAGCAGCGACTAAAGCAGATGTTACAGATACAGCTTCTAAATATTTAGGTGTTCCATATAAATACGGAGGTACAACGACTAGCGGTTTTGATTGCTCTGGCTTTACTTCTAAAGTATTTTCAGACTTAGGTATTCAACTAAACCGTACGTCAGGCTCACAGTATCAACAAGGTACTGCAGTAGCAAAGAGCGATCTTCAGGTGGGCGATTTAGTATTTTTCAATACAAGTGGCAGTGGTATTTCACATGTGGGTATATACATAGGTGATGGTAAAATGATCCACTCTCAAACCGGCCAAGGTGTAAGCTATTCAAATGTTGATGACCCGTACTATTGGGGTTCTCGTTATGTAGGGGCTAAACGTGTTGCTACATTTGATGCAGCTGAAGTAAAACAAGCAGCCATTGACTTTTCAGTCTATGCTTCTCGTGCTGAGGTAGCTGTACAAATTGCAAAAGCTTTGAGCTTAGATACATCCAATACAACTACTAGTTTCGTAGATGTTAAACCAACAAGTGCCAATGCAGGTGCTATCGCAGCAGTAGAGAAATTAGGAATCTTTGAGGGCGATGCTAACGGTAAGTTCAACCCGGCTTCACCAATTACTCGTGCGCAAATTGCAAAAGTATTAGTTTTAGCATTTGGCCTTGAAAATCAAGGTGACACAGTAGCATTTAGTGATGTACCACAAGATAGCTGGGCTAGTAGCTATGTTTCTATTCTTGCATCAAATGGTATTACAAATGGTGATGGAGATGGAAGCTTCGGATCTGACGAGCTATTAAAAATCAATCAACTAAAAGTATTTATTGATAGAATTCAACAACGATAA